One Desulfobulbus propionicus DSM 2032 DNA segment encodes these proteins:
- a CDS encoding PAS domain-containing protein, with translation MDHLFQQLLDHAPDAILIADRDGTIRFWNHGAEQMFGHTAAEARGQSLDLIIPEKLRARHWEGYYRVMASGRTKYTTGLLTSPGVRKDGSRLSLEFSIVLLRDAQGDLEGCASIMRDVTVRWQREKELKQRLAACESGAPDPAA, from the coding sequence ATGGACCACCTGTTTCAGCAACTGCTCGACCACGCTCCGGACGCGATCCTCATTGCCGACCGCGACGGCACAATCCGGTTCTGGAATCATGGCGCCGAACAGATGTTTGGCCATACCGCCGCCGAGGCCCGGGGGCAGTCTCTGGACCTCATCATTCCCGAGAAGCTGCGCGCCCGTCACTGGGAAGGGTACTACCGGGTCATGGCCTCCGGCCGGACGAAATACACCACCGGACTGCTGACCTCTCCGGGTGTTCGCAAGGACGGCAGCCGTCTGTCGCTGGAATTCAGTATCGTGCTGCTGCGCGATGCCCAGGGCGATTTGGAGGGATGCGCCTCGATCATGCGGGATGTGACAGTGCGCTGGCAACGGGAAAAGGAGCTGAAGCAACGCCTCGCGGCCTGCGAGAGCGGGGCTCCCGACCCGGCCGCATAG
- a CDS encoding ferredoxin, with amino-acid sequence MKQVKIDQEECLGCGACVELCPDVFAMNDEDNKAYVTTPEGGNQDCIDEAIASCPASCISNEED; translated from the coding sequence ATGAAGCAGGTAAAAATCGATCAGGAAGAATGTCTCGGCTGTGGCGCTTGCGTGGAACTGTGCCCGGATGTATTTGCCATGAATGACGAGGATAACAAGGCCTACGTCACCACTCCCGAGGGAGGCAACCAAGACTGCATCGACGAGGCGATAGCCTCCTGCCCGGCCAGCTGCATCAGCAACGAGGAGGACTAA
- the hcp gene encoding hydroxylamine reductase, protein MFCNQCEQTAKGIGCNIAGVCGKNEEVADLQDLLIHALQGLALYAHEGRKLGIVDQATDLFTFEAIFSTLTNVDFDPERFVALIQRAVELREAMKAKVGIAGGTTEFTEAPATFIPAGTVAELAAQGKALNLIESLDSDVNIRSLKQTLLYGLKGIAAYADHAAILGQTDPAVAAFCYEALTALLAQGLTVEQCVPVAMKAGEINLKAMELLDAGNTGTYGHPVPTPVPLGHRKNKCILITGHDLHDLELLLQQTEGKGIDIYTHGEMLPCHGYPELKKYPHFYGHFGTAWQNQQKEFPTFPGPILFTTNCIQKPSEVYKDRVFTNGLVGWPGVKHISDKDYSPVVAMALAMPGFTDDVDNGQVLVGFGRNAVLGVADKVIEAVKSKAIRHFFLVGGCDGAKPGRDYFTRFVEQVPKDCVVLTLACGKFRFFDKQMGDIGGIPRLLDVGQCNDAYSAIQIAVALAKAFDCGVNDLPLSMVLSWYEQKAVAILLTLLYLGVKDIRLGPSLPAFITPAVLQFLVDTFNIKPIDTPEADLKTILG, encoded by the coding sequence ATGTTTTGTAACCAGTGTGAACAGACGGCCAAGGGGATCGGATGCAACATCGCCGGGGTATGCGGCAAGAACGAGGAGGTTGCCGATCTACAGGATCTGCTGATCCATGCCCTCCAGGGGCTGGCCCTCTATGCCCACGAAGGACGGAAACTGGGCATTGTCGACCAGGCCACCGACCTGTTTACCTTTGAGGCCATCTTTTCCACCCTGACCAACGTCGATTTCGATCCGGAACGCTTTGTCGCCCTGATCCAGCGGGCGGTCGAGCTGCGCGAGGCCATGAAGGCCAAGGTGGGGATTGCCGGCGGCACCACCGAGTTCACCGAGGCACCCGCCACCTTCATCCCGGCCGGCACGGTCGCCGAACTGGCCGCCCAGGGCAAGGCCCTGAATCTGATCGAATCCCTGGATAGCGACGTCAACATCCGCTCGCTCAAGCAGACCCTGCTCTACGGCCTCAAGGGCATCGCCGCCTATGCCGATCACGCCGCCATCCTCGGCCAAACCGATCCGGCCGTGGCCGCCTTCTGCTACGAGGCCCTGACCGCGCTCCTGGCCCAGGGACTGACCGTCGAGCAGTGCGTGCCCGTGGCCATGAAGGCCGGCGAGATCAACCTCAAGGCCATGGAGCTGCTCGATGCCGGCAACACCGGCACCTATGGTCATCCGGTGCCCACCCCGGTGCCGCTCGGCCATCGCAAGAACAAGTGCATCCTCATCACCGGCCACGACCTCCACGACCTGGAACTGCTGTTGCAGCAGACCGAGGGCAAGGGCATCGACATCTACACCCACGGCGAGATGCTGCCCTGTCACGGCTATCCGGAGCTGAAGAAATATCCCCATTTTTACGGCCACTTCGGCACCGCCTGGCAGAATCAGCAAAAAGAGTTCCCCACCTTTCCGGGACCGATCCTGTTCACCACCAACTGCATCCAGAAGCCGAGCGAGGTCTACAAGGACCGGGTGTTCACCAACGGCCTGGTCGGCTGGCCGGGCGTCAAGCACATCAGCGACAAGGATTATTCGCCGGTGGTGGCCATGGCCCTGGCCATGCCGGGGTTCACCGATGACGTCGACAACGGCCAGGTGCTGGTCGGTTTTGGCCGCAACGCGGTGCTCGGTGTGGCCGACAAGGTGATCGAGGCGGTGAAATCCAAGGCCATCCGCCACTTCTTCCTGGTGGGCGGCTGCGACGGCGCCAAGCCCGGCCGCGACTACTTCACCCGCTTTGTCGAGCAGGTGCCCAAGGACTGCGTGGTGCTGACGCTCGCCTGCGGCAAGTTCCGCTTCTTTGACAAGCAGATGGGCGACATCGGCGGCATCCCGCGCCTCTTGGACGTGGGCCAGTGCAACGACGCCTACTCGGCCATCCAGATCGCCGTGGCCCTGGCCAAGGCCTTTGACTGCGGCGTCAACGACCTGCCGCTGTCGATGGTGCTCTCCTGGTACGAGCAGAAGGCGGTGGCCATTCTCCTCACCCTGCTGTACCTTGGCGTCAAGGACATCCGCCTTGGACCGTCGCTGCCGGCCTTCATCACCCCGGCCGTGCTCCAGTTCCTGGTGGATACCTTCAACATCAAACCCATCGATACCCCGGAGGCGGATCTCAAGACCATCCTTGGCTGA
- a CDS encoding HPP family protein, whose product MNYLHKMRGNKGQNPPRVSLGEVCWSWIGSFLGIAVVALVHHRLVDPQGLTLLIGSFGASAVLIYGAVRSPLAQPRNLLGGHVLSALIGVTAYKLLGGTPWLAAAVAVSTSIALMHLTRTLHPPGGATALIAVIGGDSVHRLGYLYVVMPAAVGACIMLIIALLINNIPKTRKYPDFWR is encoded by the coding sequence ATGAACTATCTGCACAAAATGCGCGGCAACAAGGGGCAAAACCCGCCCCGGGTGAGCCTGGGCGAGGTATGCTGGTCATGGATCGGTAGTTTTCTCGGCATCGCGGTGGTGGCCCTTGTGCACCACCGGCTTGTCGATCCGCAGGGATTGACCCTGCTCATCGGCTCGTTCGGCGCTTCGGCCGTGCTCATCTACGGCGCTGTCCGCAGCCCCCTGGCGCAGCCGCGCAACCTGCTCGGCGGCCATGTGCTGTCGGCGCTTATCGGTGTGACCGCTTATAAACTGCTCGGCGGCACGCCTTGGCTGGCGGCGGCGGTTGCAGTGTCCACCTCGATCGCCCTCATGCATCTCACCCGGACCCTGCATCCACCTGGCGGCGCCACCGCCCTGATCGCGGTGATCGGCGGCGACAGCGTCCATCGGCTGGGCTATCTCTATGTAGTCATGCCGGCCGCTGTGGGCGCCTGCATCATGCTGATCATCGCCCTGCTGATCAACAATATTCCCAAAACACGCAAATATCCGGATTTTTGGCGGTGA
- a CDS encoding CBS domain-containing protein — protein sequence MSHPPAACCTTIELADADVLAAMKEIQGYIDISTGDFREVFQVAYNHALRRLRESLRAQDIMVCPAQCVSEDMDLIQAATFLADKGFSGAPVVNAEGKVAGVLSEKDFLARMGMGTPLTFMQIVAHCLTHKGCMAMSLRNHCVREIMTAPAITAGLEITMGAIAALFVDRRINRLPIVDAEGRPIGIVTRTDLVQSYCLTR from the coding sequence ATGAGTCATCCACCCGCAGCCTGCTGCACCACCATCGAGCTGGCCGATGCCGACGTGCTCGCCGCCATGAAAGAGATCCAGGGCTACATCGACATCAGCACCGGGGATTTTCGCGAGGTTTTTCAGGTCGCCTACAACCATGCGCTGCGGCGGCTCAGGGAGTCGTTGCGCGCCCAGGACATCATGGTCTGTCCAGCCCAGTGTGTGAGCGAGGACATGGACCTGATCCAAGCGGCCACCTTTCTGGCGGACAAGGGCTTTTCCGGTGCCCCGGTGGTCAATGCCGAGGGCAAGGTGGCCGGCGTGCTTTCGGAGAAGGATTTTCTTGCGAGGATGGGGATGGGGACGCCCTTGACCTTCATGCAGATTGTCGCCCACTGCCTGACCCATAAGGGCTGCATGGCCATGTCACTGCGCAACCATTGCGTGCGCGAAATCATGACCGCGCCAGCGATTACCGCCGGGCTGGAAATCACCATGGGCGCCATCGCCGCCCTGTTCGTCGACCGGCGGATCAACCGCCTGCCGATTGTCGATGCCGAAGGACGGCCCATCGGGATCGTCACCCGCACCGATCTCGTCCAATCCTACTGTCTCACCCGCTAG
- a CDS encoding TIGR02285 family protein encodes MIMTGGAMTDGAVAGIDNHCLPVRSARLPRHPLESCACGMRTVGQRTSASRFCPWVSWRAANLLAMTLVALVFALPFPAGARDTITWMEVDMPPFLIQEGIDRNQGYGDVVSAILRQRLPEYDHQEMVTNAIRRFSAFEKGEHVCMVGLYRTPEREAFMHFSIPTFLTMPAALIVRKDKLARFGGGPRISLDAVLGNPDLAIGFSKDRSYGTSVDAVLKAHGQRENLLLFTGQKLPPNFFAMLMRDRLDGLIGLPDEALYQAEQLGLREQLATLLIEENQQGYEGWMCAVGCAKTEWGKAVIDKINAILIQERPSERYRQAYERWLDANSKQRYRHLYQQVFLRTIP; translated from the coding sequence ATGATCATGACCGGCGGGGCGATGACCGACGGGGCGGTGGCCGGCATCGATAATCATTGCCTGCCGGTTCGCAGCGCCCGGCTTCCGCGCCATCCCCTGGAAAGCTGCGCCTGCGGGATGCGAACCGTTGGCCAGCGGACCTCCGCCAGCCGGTTTTGCCCATGGGTGTCGTGGCGAGCCGCCAACCTTCTCGCCATGACGCTCGTCGCCCTTGTCTTCGCCCTGCCCTTTCCAGCCGGTGCCCGGGACACGATCACCTGGATGGAAGTCGACATGCCGCCCTTTCTCATCCAGGAAGGAATAGACCGCAACCAAGGCTACGGCGACGTGGTCAGCGCGATCCTTCGACAACGTCTGCCCGAGTATGACCACCAGGAAATGGTCACCAACGCGATCCGTCGTTTCAGCGCCTTCGAGAAGGGCGAACACGTCTGCATGGTCGGGCTTTACCGGACCCCAGAGCGCGAAGCGTTCATGCATTTTTCCATTCCCACCTTTTTGACCATGCCTGCGGCGCTGATCGTCCGCAAGGACAAACTGGCGCGGTTCGGCGGCGGACCGCGCATCAGCCTTGATGCCGTGCTCGGCAATCCGGATCTGGCTATTGGATTCAGCAAGGACCGGTCCTATGGCACCAGCGTCGATGCTGTGCTCAAGGCCCATGGCCAGAGGGAGAATCTGCTGCTCTTCACGGGGCAGAAACTTCCGCCCAATTTCTTCGCCATGCTGATGCGCGATCGCCTCGACGGCCTGATCGGTCTGCCCGACGAGGCCCTGTATCAGGCGGAACAGCTCGGACTGCGGGAACAGCTCGCCACCCTGCTGATCGAGGAAAATCAACAAGGGTACGAGGGCTGGATGTGCGCCGTGGGATGTGCAAAAACCGAATGGGGAAAGGCGGTTATCGACAAAATCAACGCCATCCTTATCCAGGAGCGACCCAGCGAACGATATCGGCAGGCCTATGAACGATGGTTGGACGCCAACAGCAAGCAACGTTATCGCCATCTTTACCAGCAGGTCTTTCTCCGCACCATCCCTTAA
- a CDS encoding metal-dependent transcriptional regulator produces the protein MTIRPMMNEQTQLSASQEDYLEAVYHIASEKKVARAKDIAKRLDVRASSVTNALRVLSSLGLINYAPYDLITLTDAGLTAAREIVGRHEALANFLVIVLGVDPVEADQAACKMEHSVPKPIVNRLIQYAEYISHCPRGGITWDSGFGYYCKTGCAPGQCERSRPGVVPSHPKPPDGKPT, from the coding sequence ATGACCATAAGGCCCATGATGAACGAGCAGACACAACTCAGTGCCAGCCAGGAAGATTACCTGGAGGCTGTGTACCATATCGCCAGCGAAAAAAAGGTGGCCCGCGCCAAGGACATCGCCAAACGGCTCGATGTTCGCGCCTCCTCGGTGACCAACGCGCTGCGCGTCCTCTCCTCGCTCGGCCTGATCAATTACGCGCCCTATGACCTGATCACCCTGACCGATGCCGGGTTGACGGCGGCCAGGGAAATTGTCGGCCGGCACGAGGCCTTGGCCAATTTCTTGGTCATCGTCTTGGGGGTCGATCCGGTCGAGGCCGATCAGGCTGCCTGCAAGATGGAACATTCGGTGCCCAAACCCATTGTCAATCGCTTGATTCAGTATGCCGAATACATCAGCCACTGTCCGCGTGGCGGCATCACCTGGGATTCGGGATTCGGCTACTACTGCAAAACAGGCTGCGCCCCCGGTCAGTGCGAGCGCTCGCGACCCGGCGTTGTTCCGTCCCACCCCAAGCCTCCGGATGGCAAACCAACCTGA
- a CDS encoding alpha/beta hydrolase — translation MANQPEGRWNACLLCLLILAGMLVHGCDDDHHNNLKENSPAKQISMDHPEIMQLLFRPIQVAKNTPPEGAIDIDVPVADGVTIACRLYGHAPSSSTLIFFHGNGEIIPDYDEIGPSYVREGLNFLVAEYRGYGWSTGTPLTSTLLPDSNAVFLFLTQWLKQQGYTGALFVMGRSLGSASAIDVAVNHSDELTGLIIESGFAKTLPLAKMLGVDLAVMGITEEQGFNNSGKIARFTKPTFILHGQYDQLIPLWQAETLQAESGAKNKELQIVPGADHNSLIAVAGPLYFQAIRKFVDKAAGTAPDWRERRRQFKAQQAARQAQQAAGNTP, via the coding sequence ATGGCAAACCAACCTGAAGGCCGCTGGAACGCCTGCCTGCTCTGCCTGTTGATCCTGGCCGGCATGCTGGTGCATGGCTGCGACGACGACCACCACAACAATCTCAAAGAAAATTCTCCCGCAAAACAAATCAGTATGGATCATCCTGAAATCATGCAACTCCTGTTTCGCCCGATTCAGGTGGCGAAAAACACCCCACCCGAAGGGGCAATCGACATCGACGTGCCGGTCGCCGACGGCGTCACCATTGCCTGCCGGCTGTATGGCCACGCCCCTTCGTCCTCGACCCTGATCTTTTTTCACGGCAACGGCGAAATCATTCCCGATTACGATGAAATTGGCCCCTCTTACGTCCGCGAGGGGCTCAATTTCCTGGTCGCCGAGTATCGCGGCTACGGCTGGAGCACCGGCACCCCCCTGACCAGCACCCTGCTGCCGGACAGCAATGCGGTGTTTCTCTTTTTGACACAATGGCTCAAACAGCAGGGCTACACCGGCGCTCTGTTTGTCATGGGCCGTTCCCTGGGAAGCGCCAGTGCCATCGACGTGGCGGTCAATCACAGCGACGAGCTCACCGGGCTGATCATCGAATCCGGTTTTGCCAAAACCCTGCCGCTGGCCAAAATGCTGGGGGTCGATCTGGCGGTCATGGGCATCACCGAGGAGCAGGGGTTCAACAACAGCGGCAAGATCGCCCGGTTCACCAAGCCCACCTTCATCCTCCACGGCCAGTACGACCAGCTGATCCCCCTGTGGCAGGCCGAAACCCTGCAGGCGGAGAGCGGCGCCAAAAACAAGGAGTTGCAGATCGTGCCGGGCGCGGACCACAATTCGCTCATTGCCGTGGCCGGGCCGCTCTACTTCCAGGCGATTCGTAAATTCGTCGACAAGGCCGCCGGCACCGCCCCGGACTGGCGTGAGCGGCGGCGGCAGTTCAAGGCGCAGCAGGCCGCACGCCAGGCGCAACAGGCCGCCGGAAATACGCCATGA
- a CDS encoding deoxycytidylate deaminase, whose protein sequence is MTSKRTDYLSWDEYFMAVAILSGHRSKDPNTQVGACVANSQNKIVGVGYNGFPWGCSDDELPWSREGSYLDTKYPYVCHAELNAVLNSITYDLRDCRLYVALFPCNECTKVIIQAGIREIIYLSDKYKESDSVLASKIMLDKSNTTYRQFFPSRDSVLLKFSVD, encoded by the coding sequence ATGACCAGCAAACGGACCGATTACCTGTCCTGGGACGAATACTTCATGGCCGTGGCCATCCTTTCCGGCCACCGGTCCAAGGACCCCAACACCCAGGTGGGGGCCTGCGTGGCCAACAGCCAGAACAAGATCGTCGGCGTCGGCTACAACGGCTTTCCCTGGGGCTGCTCGGACGACGAACTGCCCTGGTCCCGGGAAGGCAGCTATCTGGATACCAAGTATCCCTATGTGTGCCATGCCGAACTCAACGCGGTGCTCAACTCGATCACCTACGACTTGCGCGATTGCCGGCTGTATGTGGCTCTTTTTCCGTGCAACGAGTGCACCAAGGTCATTATTCAGGCCGGCATCCGCGAGATAATCTATCTTTCCGACAAGTACAAGGAGAGCGATTCGGTGCTGGCGTCGAAGATCATGTTGGACAAATCCAACACCACCTATCGCCAATTTTTTCCGTCGCGGGATTCGGTGCTGCTCAAATTCAGCGTCGACTGA
- a CDS encoding DEAD/DEAH box helicase produces the protein MQFEQLALPEPLGKGIAEAGFTECTPIQELTLPLTLGGKDVAGRGQTGTGKTAAFLITLFDRLLKNNPPASPNPRALILAPTRELVVQIHQDALLLGKHCGFSIQAAYGGVDYNKQREALRTGVDVLIGTPGRLIDFLKQKIYTLADIEMLVIDEADRMFDLGFIGDLRFLLRRLPAFDKRQNLMFSATLNHRVMELAYEFMNMPEKVSVSGDSMTADKIEEILFHVSSKEKFPLLLGLLRREGMERTMIFVNTKREGERLQARLMANDHPCRLISGDVAQEKRLRIMRDFKAGKLPMLIATDVASRGLHIEGVSHVINYDLPEDCEDYVHRIGRTARAGAEGKAISLADETGVLSLEAIEEYIGHPIPTEWAEDELFVIDYKHPPRTARRNTKPVNTTPRGGKARSGRRR, from the coding sequence ATGCAATTTGAACAACTGGCTCTGCCAGAACCCCTCGGCAAGGGTATTGCCGAAGCAGGATTCACCGAATGTACGCCCATCCAGGAACTGACCCTTCCCCTCACCCTCGGCGGCAAGGACGTGGCCGGCCGCGGCCAGACCGGCACCGGCAAGACCGCCGCCTTTCTCATCACCCTGTTTGACCGGCTGCTGAAAAACAATCCGCCCGCAAGCCCGAATCCTCGCGCCCTGATCCTGGCCCCGACCCGCGAGCTGGTGGTGCAGATCCATCAGGATGCGCTGCTATTGGGCAAGCACTGCGGCTTTTCCATCCAGGCGGCGTACGGCGGGGTGGACTACAACAAACAGCGCGAGGCCCTGCGCACCGGGGTCGATGTCCTGATCGGCACCCCCGGTCGGTTGATCGATTTTCTCAAACAGAAGATCTACACCCTTGCTGATATCGAGATGCTGGTCATCGACGAGGCCGATCGCATGTTCGACCTGGGGTTCATCGGCGACCTGCGCTTTCTCCTCCGCCGGCTGCCGGCCTTTGACAAGCGCCAAAATCTGATGTTCTCCGCCACCCTCAACCATCGGGTGATGGAACTGGCCTACGAGTTCATGAACATGCCCGAGAAGGTCAGTGTCAGCGGCGACAGCATGACCGCAGACAAGATCGAGGAGATTCTCTTCCACGTTTCCAGCAAGGAGAAGTTTCCTCTCCTGCTCGGCTTGCTGCGTCGCGAGGGCATGGAACGGACCATGATTTTCGTCAACACCAAGCGCGAGGGCGAGCGGCTGCAGGCCCGGTTGATGGCCAACGACCACCCCTGCCGCCTGATCTCCGGCGATGTGGCCCAGGAAAAACGTTTGCGGATCATGCGCGATTTCAAGGCGGGCAAGCTGCCGATGCTGATCGCCACCGACGTGGCCTCGCGCGGGCTGCACATCGAGGGGGTGTCGCATGTGATCAACTACGATTTGCCCGAGGACTGCGAGGACTACGTGCACCGCATCGGCCGCACGGCCCGGGCCGGAGCCGAAGGCAAGGCCATCTCCCTGGCCGACGAGACCGGGGTGCTTTCCCTGGAAGCCATCGAGGAATACATCGGCCACCCGATCCCCACCGAGTGGGCCGAGGACGAACTGTTTGTCATCGACTACAAGCATCCACCGAGAACGGCTCGCAGAAACACGAAACCCGTGAACACGACGCCCAGGGGAGGGAAGGCCCGCTCGGGCAGGCGGCGTTGA
- a CDS encoding YidH family protein — translation MSVLKDPRVFFAAERTLLAWTRTSLTLMAFGFVVERFGLFLTTILPRSEETFQRDLSFWIGLSFILLGSLTSAMAVWQYRKILRTLNPEEIPTGYLTSLGAWANQIVAVLGLALTVYLFRGSMV, via the coding sequence ATGTCCGTTTTGAAAGATCCCAGAGTGTTTTTTGCAGCGGAGCGGACGTTGCTGGCCTGGACCCGCACCTCGCTCACCCTGATGGCCTTTGGTTTCGTGGTGGAACGGTTCGGACTCTTCCTCACCACGATCCTGCCCCGGTCCGAGGAAACGTTTCAGCGCGACCTCTCGTTTTGGATCGGCCTTTCGTTCATCCTCCTCGGCTCGTTGACCTCTGCCATGGCGGTCTGGCAGTACAGGAAAATCCTGCGGACGCTCAATCCCGAAGAAATTCCGACCGGCTATCTGACCAGTCTGGGCGCCTGGGCCAACCAGATCGTGGCCGTCCTCGGTCTGGCCCTGACCGTGTATCTCTTCCGGGGTTCAATGGTATGA
- a CDS encoding universal stress protein encodes MTEGISTILVALDPGKSSQAVFQQALRLALFLKAQLIAISVTPRYEGNMHRWKIANADQQLSQPFIQCLEDARQEALTAGQPLRTLHAIGDPTEEIVHAAEQENAGLVLMGYPKRSTLERVFLGRTTAKVIGCSPCDVLMIPEHSAINFSRILVGIDGSRYSMEAGQRALELALAFGGEVHALTVLDIPLERSFLYGVLEEARRRSFPPLQTLAGQGERLGVKVTTEIVHGAPYDKIVKYGEKHHIDLIVLGTYGRTALGTLLMGSVVERVAAISPLPTLVVKRLGKNGVRDPL; translated from the coding sequence ATGACCGAAGGCATCAGCACCATCCTTGTCGCCCTGGACCCGGGCAAATCAAGCCAGGCGGTATTTCAGCAGGCGCTGCGCCTGGCCCTTTTTCTCAAAGCACAACTGATCGCCATCTCGGTGACGCCCCGATACGAGGGCAACATGCATCGGTGGAAAATCGCCAACGCCGACCAGCAGCTCAGCCAGCCGTTCATCCAGTGCCTGGAAGACGCCAGGCAGGAGGCGTTGACCGCCGGACAGCCGTTGCGCACCCTGCACGCCATCGGCGATCCGACCGAGGAGATCGTGCATGCGGCGGAGCAGGAAAACGCGGGGCTGGTGCTGATGGGCTACCCCAAACGATCAACGCTGGAACGGGTCTTCCTGGGAAGAACCACCGCCAAGGTGATTGGATGCAGCCCCTGCGATGTCCTGATGATTCCGGAACATTCGGCGATCAACTTCTCCCGGATCCTGGTCGGAATCGACGGTTCCCGCTACAGCATGGAAGCCGGACAACGGGCCCTGGAATTGGCCCTGGCCTTTGGCGGCGAGGTCCATGCCCTGACCGTGCTGGACATCCCCCTGGAGCGAAGCTTTCTCTACGGCGTTCTGGAAGAGGCGCGAAGACGGAGTTTTCCGCCTCTTCAAACCCTTGCCGGCCAGGGCGAACGCCTGGGCGTGAAGGTGACCACCGAAATCGTCCATGGTGCGCCGTACGATAAAATCGTCAAATACGGCGAGAAGCATCACATCGATCTGATTGTTCTGGGCACCTACGGTCGAACGGCTTTGGGGACCCTGCTCATGGGCAGCGTGGTGGAACGGGTGGCCGCCATTTCGCCCTTGCCGACTTTAGTGGTGAAACGATTAGGGAAAAACGGGGTACGCGATCCTCTATAA
- a CDS encoding sulfite exporter TauE/SafE family protein: MHGPVSEVIQFIDLNVYTITFLFLVGFIGGLVSGFIGSGGAFVLTPGMMSLGVPGTVAVASNMCHKFPKALVGAIKRYKYGQVDIKLGLIMGVFAEIGVQAGIMVQKYILDRWGQAGSNLYVSFIFVLVLVTVGSFVMRDAITMKRAGGTSESVPSLAKRLQRIELWPMLTLKTANLRISLWFLVPVAVATGMLAATIAVGGFIGVPGLMYIIGATSIVASATELVIAFVMGLGGTLIWAYYGMVDIRLVMIILAGSLFGVQLGAIGTTYVKEYMIKYVMATIMLIVAVSRFFAIPKYLNELHLVLLSDGAVKLMTQLSFAIMCFALLVGASIILSSLFKARRLERIAANG, translated from the coding sequence ATGCACGGCCCAGTCAGTGAAGTCATACAGTTCATCGATCTCAACGTCTACACGATCACCTTTCTTTTCCTGGTCGGGTTCATCGGCGGCCTGGTCAGCGGGTTCATCGGCTCCGGCGGGGCCTTTGTGCTGACTCCCGGCATGATGAGCCTCGGAGTTCCCGGAACCGTGGCCGTGGCCAGCAACATGTGCCACAAATTCCCCAAGGCCCTGGTCGGCGCCATCAAGCGCTACAAATACGGCCAGGTGGATATCAAGCTCGGACTCATCATGGGCGTTTTCGCGGAAATCGGTGTCCAGGCGGGCATCATGGTGCAAAAATACATTCTCGACAGATGGGGGCAGGCAGGTTCCAACCTGTATGTCAGCTTCATCTTTGTGCTGGTGCTGGTGACGGTCGGTTCCTTTGTCATGCGCGACGCCATCACGATGAAGCGCGCTGGCGGAACAAGCGAAAGCGTCCCCTCCCTGGCCAAGCGTCTGCAGCGGATCGAACTGTGGCCGATGCTCACCCTCAAGACCGCCAATCTGCGCATCAGTCTCTGGTTCCTGGTGCCGGTCGCCGTGGCCACCGGCATGTTGGCGGCCACCATCGCCGTCGGCGGCTTCATCGGCGTGCCGGGGTTGATGTACATCATCGGCGCCACCAGTATCGTCGCCTCGGCCACCGAGCTGGTCATCGCCTTTGTCATGGGATTGGGCGGCACCCTGATTTGGGCCTATTACGGCATGGTCGACATCCGCCTAGTGATGATCATCCTTGCCGGCTCGCTGTTTGGCGTCCAGCTGGGTGCGATCGGTACCACCTATGTCAAGGAATACATGATCAAATACGTGATGGCCACGATCATGCTCATCGTCGCGGTCAGCCGGTTTTTCGCCATCCCCAAGTATCTCAACGAACTGCATCTGGTCCTGTTGAGCGATGGCGCGGTCAAGCTGATGACCCAACTCAGTTTTGCCATCATGTGTTTTGCCTTGCTGGTGGGGGCGTCGATCATCCTGTCCAGCCTGTTCAAGGCAAGGCGATTGGAAAGGATCGCCGCCAACGGGTAA